In Candidatus Epulonipiscium viviparus, one DNA window encodes the following:
- a CDS encoding sulfurtransferase-like selenium metabolism protein YedF encodes MYNSVVIINSETLGRGDDGVGSSLLGVFLRKILASPVRPDAIVFYNSGVRLLTHGSLFLDILNALEQYGVELIACGTCVYKVCGQNSLLVGRISNMDEIGQILLYARKTLTL; translated from the coding sequence ATGTACAATAGTGTAGTAATAATAAATAGCGAAACTTTAGGTAGAGGTGACGACGGTGTAGGAAGCAGTTTGCTAGGAGTATTTCTTAGAAAAATTTTGGCATCACCAGTTCGTCCTGATGCAATTGTATTTTATAATTCTGGGGTGAGACTTTTGACTCATGGCTCTTTATTTTTAGATATATTGAATGCTTTAGAGCAATATGGAGTGGAGTTGATTGCTTGTGGAACTTGTGTTTATAAAGTTTGTGGGCAAAACTCTCTTTTGGTAGGAAGAATTAGTAATATGGATGAAATTGGGCAAATTTTATTATATGCTAGAAAAACGCTTACATTATAA
- the trmD gene encoding tRNA (guanosine(37)-N1)-methyltransferase TrmD: MKIVIMTLFPEMIEDAVRHSIMGRAIENGLIQIEAVDFRAFSGNKHNQVDDYPYGGGAGMLIMAKPVVDCYRHIAKEMKSPRVMYMTPAGKVWNQEMAIEYSKEEEVVILCGHYEGIDQRAIEAIVTDEVSIGDFILTGGELAAMVVADSIIRLLPNVLGKEESFEKESFSEGLLEHDHYTRPQNFEGREVPEVLLSGNHKNIEMYRRENSLLNTLKKRPDLLKTVELAEKDKKILKKYNYF; encoded by the coding sequence ATGAAAATTGTAATAATGACATTGTTTCCTGAAATGATAGAAGACGCGGTTAGACATAGTATAATGGGAAGAGCAATAGAAAACGGGTTGATACAAATAGAAGCGGTAGATTTTAGAGCTTTTTCGGGAAACAAGCATAACCAAGTAGACGACTACCCATATGGCGGCGGAGCGGGGATGTTGATAATGGCAAAGCCGGTTGTAGACTGCTATCGGCATATAGCAAAAGAGATGAAAAGCCCGCGAGTGATGTATATGACGCCAGCTGGAAAAGTGTGGAATCAAGAGATGGCAATAGAATATTCTAAAGAGGAAGAAGTTGTTATTTTGTGTGGACACTATGAAGGAATAGACCAAAGAGCAATAGAGGCGATAGTGACAGACGAAGTTTCGATAGGAGACTTTATATTAACGGGAGGAGAACTGGCGGCGATGGTGGTCGCAGATAGTATAATTAGATTGTTGCCGAATGTGTTAGGAAAAGAAGAATCGTTTGAAAAAGAAAGTTTTAGCGAAGGATTGCTAGAGCATGATCATTATACGAGGCCACAAAATTTTGAAGGAAGAGAGGTGCCAGAAGTATTGCTATCGGGAAATCATAAAAATATAGAGATGTATAGAAGAGAAAATTCGCTATTAAACACTTTAAAGAAGCGACCAGATTTGTTGAAAACGGTCGAATTAGCAGAAAAAGATAAGAAAATTCTCAAAAAATACAATTATTTTTAA
- the rpsP gene encoding 30S ribosomal protein S16: MAVKIRLKRMGAKKAPFYRVVVADSRYPRDGRFIEEVGYFNPCSEPNELNLNQESIQKWLKTGAKPTETVKALIKKSGIEMK, from the coding sequence ATGGCAGTAAAAATACGTTTAAAAAGAATGGGTGCAAAGAAGGCGCCGTTTTATAGAGTAGTAGTAGCAGATTCTAGATACCCTAGAGATGGCAGATTTATAGAAGAAGTGGGATACTTTAATCCTTGTAGTGAGCCAAATGAGCTTAATTTAAATCAGGAATCTATTCAAAAATGGTTAAAAACAGGTGCAAAACCAACAGAAACGGTAAAAGCGCTGATCAAAAAATCTGGAATAGAGATGAAGTAA
- a CDS encoding serine dehydratase subunit alpha family protein, producing MLHLDSSLLLHVIVEVYKGEHVATAEITEAHTHISKITKDGQVLFYEPDNNKYLGKFTNRDNLSVCRIYEFANTVEIAEVKDLLDLQIEYNMAMAQEGLTGKYGLGIGKVILRSHGDGGLDRKIKAYTAAGSEARMSGSALPVVTNSGSGNQGMASSIPIVMYAEEMGINQEKLYRGLVFSNLITIHQKTLIGRLSAFCGVVSASCASGAAMTYLSNGTLDQINMTITNTLANVSGIVCDGAKASCGAKIASSLDAAIMAHHLAMENQSYRPRTGILKDDIEATIAAIGRLGKYGMHGTDKEILDIMLNVERTV from the coding sequence GTGTTACATCTAGATAGTTCATTATTGTTACATGTGATAGTGGAAGTCTATAAGGGCGAGCATGTGGCAACTGCAGAAATAACAGAAGCGCATACTCATATAAGCAAAATCACAAAGGATGGGCAAGTGTTATTTTATGAGCCAGATAATAATAAATACCTTGGGAAATTTACTAATCGAGATAATCTAAGCGTTTGTAGAATATATGAATTTGCAAATACCGTTGAAATAGCAGAGGTTAAGGACCTACTCGACTTGCAGATTGAATACAATATGGCAATGGCGCAAGAAGGCTTAACTGGAAAATACGGACTGGGTATTGGTAAAGTTATATTGAGATCACACGGAGATGGCGGTCTTGATAGAAAGATTAAAGCTTATACTGCTGCAGGGTCGGAAGCACGAATGAGCGGAAGCGCTTTACCAGTAGTTACCAATTCCGGCAGCGGAAACCAAGGTATGGCATCGTCTATTCCTATCGTTATGTATGCAGAAGAAATGGGAATTAATCAAGAAAAACTTTATCGCGGATTGGTCTTTTCAAATTTAATTACGATTCATCAAAAGACGCTAATAGGAAGACTAAGTGCGTTTTGCGGGGTGGTTAGTGCGTCTTGCGCTAGTGGAGCGGCTATGACATATTTATCAAATGGAACTTTAGATCAAATTAATATGACAATCACAAATACACTGGCAAACGTTTCTGGAATTGTATGCGATGGGGCAAAAGCCTCTTGCGGTGCCAAAATAGCATCAAGCCTCGACGCCGCAATCATGGCGCATCATTTGGCTATGGAAAATCAAAGTTATCGACCACGCACCGGAATTTTAAAAGATGATATAGAAGCTACAATAGCTGCCATAGGAAGACTTGGAAAATACGGTATGCATGGCACCGATAAAGAGATTCTCGACATTATGCTAAATGTGGAACGAACTGTTTAA
- the rapZ gene encoding RNase adapter RapZ produces the protein MEFIIVTGMSGAGKSTAIKCFEDIGYYCIDNLPPGLLPNFIELVTDKVHQFKKIVLGIDIRGGMSFDEIFINLEGLKEYHHTVLFFECGDLELIKRFKETRRIHPLAKGKRIQDAIIKERGLLENMKQQANYIVDTTHILPKDVKELLVSMFEQNTEFMGLVITIIVFGFKYGVPIDADLVFDVRFLKNPFYEKHLRPYTGHAIEVREYVFSDANTEIFIKKLEDMVGFLAPLYTKEGKNQLVIGIGCTGGKHRSVVIANELEEYLKKQKYIVNVEFRDIEKDSKRGK, from the coding sequence ATGGAATTTATAATAGTAACAGGAATGTCAGGTGCAGGAAAAAGTACGGCTATAAAGTGCTTTGAAGATATTGGATACTATTGTATTGACAACTTACCTCCAGGACTTTTGCCCAATTTTATTGAACTAGTAACAGATAAGGTTCATCAATTTAAAAAGATTGTACTGGGTATTGACATCAGAGGTGGAATGTCATTTGATGAAATATTTATTAATCTGGAAGGGTTAAAAGAATATCATCATACTGTACTATTTTTTGAATGTGGTGATTTAGAACTGATAAAAAGATTTAAAGAAACTCGCAGAATCCATCCTCTAGCAAAAGGAAAGAGAATCCAAGATGCTATTATAAAGGAAAGAGGACTGCTGGAGAATATGAAGCAGCAGGCAAACTATATTGTAGATACAACCCATATTTTACCAAAAGATGTAAAGGAATTATTAGTAAGTATGTTTGAGCAGAATACAGAATTTATGGGATTGGTAATTACTATTATAGTTTTTGGATTTAAGTATGGGGTACCGATAGATGCGGATTTAGTATTTGATGTTAGATTTTTAAAAAATCCGTTTTACGAGAAGCACCTAAGACCATATACAGGTCATGCGATAGAAGTTAGAGAGTATGTTTTTAGTGATGCGAATACGGAAATATTTATAAAAAAATTAGAAGACATGGTGGGTTTTTTGGCTCCGCTATATACTAAAGAAGGAAAAAATCAATTGGTAATAGGTATTGGATGCACAGGAGGAAAGCATCGCTCGGTGGTGATCGCTAATGAATTGGAGGAATACTTAAAGAAGCAGAAATATATAGTGAATGTAGAATTTAGAGATATAGAAAAAGATTCGAAAAGGGGAAAATGA
- a CDS encoding glycoside hydrolase family 2 TIM barrel-domain containing protein, which yields MREKILMNTGYKFFEGDITKDPISSKQDTYMMSKTVRGRGPESTSYYDADWEDVTLPHDFVIKGNYSDKHNGSHGSLKRNNAWYRRYFKLDSADANKRFSFIFEGVGKNSKIWINGHLMGTNSSMYNTFEVDFTAVAHIGEINTLAIYIDNSDFEGWWYEGSGIYRNVWLQKTDALRLNWWDNFIYSVNLKDDDFDIYVSGMLENYSDATRTVTIKYALKENNNTVELGQYDLSVAPCDVASYSEVFTFADATRWSIDNPFLYTVIVTVVENGEIIDELTTKTGFRTVRFTADHGLFINNQPIKVKGVCIHQDHGSLGVAVPAAVEEFRIKKLKEMGVNAYRCAHNNPSIHILELCDKYGMIVMDENRWFETSHDAFLQIESMVKRDRNHPSIIMWSAGNEEPTQSTVVGKHILEEIKMFIKRLDKTRPVTLALNGGFYGSHASESSDTLSINYAIKFYDKSHEVHPDKCIMVTEAGATRNPRGVYFPTDTVLNVTAYDEHFPSFGESFRRFWKEVDTRNYVAGLFYWPGIEYRGEAEYPQLTNMGGGLDSCCFEKDNFYLLQSFWLDEPVLHLFPHWNLFGHEGEAIRVMTYSNLDEVELIVNGISAGKQPANKYDQNEWSVPFAPGEIVAIGYKDGAEVKRTTVKTTGDPAALNIVADNQPNSDGVVVLRVFATDSNGDFVPNSKIAISHTVENGTLLGASNGDPLDQTSVVANTHNLNSGLLQIIARQDSKDAPIKVTATNGDMSATFECDFLTVPTAQLPVQTDKMDLPNFRVWPITLDVDVAARVNYDDMNTSIPFKFGTDHLSEIFADDYGYAKYTTRLLIPDYVGEKEVRIIIENVTGDTEISIEHDRNVWPNVQPRLGISQEIIKFADPQGGNITVPVTKFFKNEKVFVHIVNKYSDPTCGIRGKVYWELH from the coding sequence ATGCGAGAAAAGATTTTGATGAACACTGGTTACAAATTTTTTGAAGGTGATATTACCAAAGATCCTATTTCGTCTAAACAAGACACTTACATGATGAGCAAGACTGTTCGCGGTCGTGGCCCGGAGAGCACTTCTTATTATGATGCCGATTGGGAAGACGTTACTTTACCTCACGATTTTGTTATCAAGGGCAACTATTCCGATAAGCATAATGGCTCTCACGGCTCTCTAAAACGCAACAATGCTTGGTATCGACGTTATTTTAAACTCGATTCCGCTGACGCCAATAAGCGATTTTCTTTTATATTTGAAGGTGTCGGTAAAAATTCCAAAATTTGGATAAATGGCCACCTGATGGGCACCAACTCCAGTATGTATAATACTTTTGAAGTCGATTTTACTGCAGTAGCTCATATCGGCGAAATTAATACTCTGGCTATATATATTGATAACTCCGACTTTGAGGGTTGGTGGTATGAAGGCTCTGGTATCTACCGAAATGTGTGGCTTCAAAAAACCGATGCCCTTCGTCTAAATTGGTGGGATAATTTTATTTATAGCGTCAATCTTAAAGATGATGATTTTGATATTTATGTTAGTGGTATGCTAGAAAATTATTCTGATGCTACACGAACTGTTACTATAAAATATGCGCTAAAAGAAAACAATAATACTGTCGAGCTTGGTCAGTATGATCTTTCTGTTGCACCTTGCGATGTTGCTTCATACTCCGAAGTTTTCACCTTCGCCGATGCTACCAGATGGTCCATTGACAATCCTTTCTTATATACTGTTATCGTTACTGTTGTAGAAAATGGCGAAATTATTGATGAGCTCACTACCAAAACCGGTTTTAGAACTGTTCGTTTTACTGCAGATCACGGGCTGTTTATCAACAATCAACCAATTAAAGTAAAAGGCGTTTGCATCCATCAAGATCATGGCAGCCTGGGTGTTGCTGTTCCCGCCGCTGTCGAGGAGTTTCGCATCAAGAAACTTAAGGAAATGGGTGTTAATGCGTATCGCTGCGCTCACAATAATCCTTCGATTCACATTCTCGAACTTTGCGATAAATACGGTATGATCGTTATGGATGAAAATCGTTGGTTTGAAACTAGTCACGATGCGTTCTTACAAATCGAATCGATGGTTAAGCGAGATCGTAATCACCCGAGCATTATTATGTGGTCTGCTGGAAACGAAGAGCCTACTCAGAGCACCGTTGTTGGCAAGCATATCCTCGAAGAAATTAAGATGTTTATTAAGCGCTTAGACAAAACTCGTCCTGTTACTCTTGCTTTAAATGGCGGTTTTTATGGCTCTCACGCATCCGAATCTTCTGATACTCTCAGCATCAACTATGCTATCAAATTTTACGATAAGTCGCATGAAGTTCATCCAGATAAATGTATTATGGTAACAGAAGCTGGAGCTACTCGAAATCCTAGAGGTGTCTATTTCCCTACAGATACTGTTCTTAATGTTACTGCCTATGATGAACATTTTCCTTCTTTTGGCGAATCTTTTAGACGCTTCTGGAAAGAGGTCGATACTCGCAATTATGTTGCCGGACTATTCTACTGGCCTGGTATAGAATATCGTGGCGAAGCCGAATATCCACAACTTACCAATATGGGTGGCGGTCTCGATAGCTGCTGCTTCGAAAAAGACAACTTCTATTTGTTGCAATCATTTTGGCTTGATGAGCCTGTTCTTCATTTGTTTCCGCATTGGAATCTGTTTGGTCACGAAGGCGAAGCCATCCGCGTTATGACATATTCTAATTTAGACGAAGTAGAATTAATTGTAAACGGCATATCTGCTGGCAAGCAACCTGCAAATAAATATGATCAAAACGAATGGAGCGTACCATTTGCTCCTGGCGAAATCGTTGCGATAGGCTACAAAGACGGTGCCGAAGTTAAACGTACAACAGTCAAAACTACCGGAGATCCTGCAGCTCTCAATATAGTTGCAGACAATCAGCCAAACTCCGATGGTGTTGTAGTTCTTCGCGTATTTGCCACCGATTCAAACGGTGACTTTGTACCAAACAGTAAAATTGCTATCTCGCATACCGTCGAAAACGGCACATTACTCGGCGCAAGCAATGGCGATCCACTAGATCAAACTTCTGTTGTTGCCAATACTCACAATTTAAATTCCGGACTTTTGCAAATTATCGCAAGACAGGACTCTAAAGATGCTCCAATCAAGGTTACTGCAACCAACGGTGACATGTCCGCAACATTCGAATGCGACTTCCTAACCGTTCCAACAGCTCAGCTTCCTGTTCAAACTGATAAAATGGATCTTCCTAATTTTAGAGTTTGGCCTATTACACTAGACGTTGATGTTGCCGCAAGAGTCAATTACGATGATATGAACACTAGCATTCCGTTTAAATTCGGCACCGATCATCTTAGCGAAATCTTTGCAGATGACTATGGCTACGCTAAATACACTACCCGATTGCTCATTCCAGATTATGTCGGCGAAAAAGAAGTACGCATCATTATCGAAAATGTCACTGGCGATACCGAGATCTCCATTGAGCACGATCGCAATGTGTGGCCTAATGTTCAGCCTAGACTTGGTATTTCTCAAGAAATTATAAAATTTGCTGATCCACAGGGCGGCAATATTACTGTGCCTGTAACCAAGTTCTTCAAAAACGAAAAAGTTTTCGTACACATCGTTAACAAATACTCCGATCCAACTTGCGGCATCAGAGGCAAAGTGTACTGGGAACTCCACTAA
- the murB gene encoding UDP-N-acetylmuramate dehydrogenase has translation MKELIEQLTLFLKPKQIKIDEFLNKYTSFKIGGPARVLVKPAGMDEIARIINVCKSRNVKYYILGRGTNILANDKGYDGVIILLSENFSEVSISGNVITAAAGAKLSNVAQLARENALTGFEFAHGIPGTIGGAVAMNAGAYDGEMKDVVVTAVVLMPNGEQKTLSNEELELGYRTSVIVKEGLVVLSAAIELKKASKDEISNKMKDFGQRRRDKQPLNYPSAGSTFKRPTGYFAGKLIEDANLSGFRIGDAMVSDKHCGFVINVGNATFEDVTKLIEEVKKRVFEKFGVMLEEEVKIL, from the coding sequence ATGAAAGAATTAATAGAGCAATTGACATTGTTTTTAAAACCAAAGCAGATTAAAATAGATGAGTTTTTAAATAAATATACTTCGTTTAAAATTGGAGGGCCAGCAAGGGTTTTGGTGAAGCCTGCAGGCATGGATGAAATTGCTAGAATAATTAATGTTTGTAAAAGCAGAAATGTTAAATACTATATATTAGGGAGAGGAACTAATATCCTAGCAAATGATAAGGGATATGATGGTGTAATCATATTACTGAGCGAAAATTTTAGCGAAGTAAGCATAAGTGGAAATGTGATTACAGCGGCTGCGGGGGCAAAGCTTAGCAATGTTGCTCAACTAGCAAGAGAAAATGCCCTTACTGGATTTGAATTTGCACATGGTATTCCGGGAACGATAGGGGGTGCGGTGGCAATGAATGCCGGGGCTTATGATGGCGAAATGAAAGATGTTGTGGTCACGGCTGTTGTGTTGATGCCTAATGGAGAGCAAAAAACTTTGTCTAATGAAGAACTAGAATTAGGGTATAGGACAAGTGTAATTGTAAAAGAAGGATTGGTTGTATTATCGGCAGCAATCGAATTGAAAAAGGCAAGCAAAGATGAGATTAGTAATAAGATGAAAGACTTTGGGCAAAGACGACGCGATAAGCAGCCGTTGAATTATCCTAGCGCAGGGAGCACATTTAAGCGCCCGACAGGATATTTTGCTGGAAAGCTCATCGAAGATGCAAACTTATCTGGATTTAGAATCGGAGATGCGATGGTATCTGATAAGCATTGTGGCTTTGTGATAAATGTGGGTAATGCAACGTTTGAAGATGTAACTAAATTGATAGAAGAAGTTAAGAAGCGAGTATTTGAAAAATTTGGAGTTATGTTAGAAGAAGAAGTGAAAATACTATAG
- the ffh gene encoding signal recognition particle protein, which produces MAFDQLSTKLQDVFKNLKSKGKLTEKDVKAALREVKLALLEADVNFRVVKGFIKSIEERAVGEEVMSSLTPGQQVIKIVNDELVDLMGSTQSKILFASKGITPILMVGLQGAGKTTTAGKLANLIKAQGKRPLLVACDVYRPAAIEQLKKVASQVNVPVFALGTKVNPVDISKQAMEYAKANNHDVVIIDTAGRLHIDEVLMGELKNIKSEVKPKEILLVVDAMTGQDAVNVAESFNGALGIDGVVMTKLDGDNRGGAALSVKAVTNKPIKYVGMGEKLSELEPFYPERMASRILGMGDMLTLIEKAQQSFDEEKSRELEAKIRKAEFDFNDFLEQMKQVRNMGPIGDLLSMIPGMNKAKMGDINVDEKQMSRIEAIVLSMTKEERQNPSILNLSRKKRIARGSGCDISEVNRLVKQFDQMKTMMKQFSGMAKGKKGKFKLPFM; this is translated from the coding sequence ATGGCTTTTGATCAATTATCAACCAAACTGCAAGATGTATTTAAGAACCTAAAAAGTAAGGGAAAGTTAACAGAAAAAGATGTAAAAGCGGCATTGCGAGAAGTGAAGCTGGCATTACTAGAAGCTGACGTAAACTTTAGGGTAGTAAAAGGCTTTATCAAATCTATTGAAGAGCGAGCTGTTGGAGAAGAGGTAATGTCTAGCTTAACTCCGGGGCAACAAGTAATAAAGATAGTTAACGACGAGCTGGTAGATTTAATGGGAAGTACGCAAAGTAAAATTTTGTTTGCATCGAAAGGAATAACGCCAATATTGATGGTGGGCCTACAAGGTGCGGGAAAAACAACAACAGCGGGAAAGTTAGCAAACCTGATAAAAGCTCAGGGAAAGCGTCCGTTGCTCGTTGCGTGTGACGTATATAGACCGGCAGCGATAGAGCAATTAAAAAAAGTCGCATCGCAAGTAAACGTACCAGTGTTTGCATTAGGAACAAAAGTAAACCCGGTAGACATATCAAAGCAAGCCATGGAGTACGCAAAGGCAAATAATCACGACGTAGTAATTATCGATACAGCAGGACGATTGCATATAGACGAAGTTCTGATGGGCGAATTAAAAAATATAAAGAGTGAAGTAAAGCCAAAAGAGATACTATTAGTAGTGGATGCGATGACGGGGCAAGACGCCGTAAATGTTGCGGAGTCATTTAATGGAGCACTGGGAATAGATGGCGTGGTTATGACAAAGTTAGACGGAGATAATAGAGGAGGAGCGGCGCTATCTGTAAAAGCAGTAACAAATAAACCTATAAAATATGTAGGTATGGGCGAAAAGTTATCCGAGCTTGAGCCATTTTATCCCGAAAGAATGGCATCAAGGATTTTGGGAATGGGCGATATGCTAACGCTTATAGAAAAAGCGCAGCAAAGCTTTGACGAAGAAAAAAGCCGTGAGTTAGAAGCAAAGATTAGAAAAGCGGAGTTTGATTTTAACGATTTCTTAGAGCAAATGAAACAAGTTAGGAATATGGGGCCTATTGGCGATCTACTGAGTATGATACCAGGAATGAACAAAGCAAAAATGGGAGATATAAATGTAGATGAGAAGCAAATGTCTAGAATAGAAGCGATAGTTTTGTCGATGACTAAGGAAGAAAGGCAAAATCCTAGCATACTAAATTTATCTCGAAAGAAGCGAATTGCGAGAGGTTCAGGTTGCGATATCTCGGAAGTAAATCGACTTGTTAAACAGTTTGACCAAATGAAGACCATGATGAAGCAATTTTCGGGAATGGCAAAAGGCAAGAAAGGAAAGTTTAAGCTTCCTTTTATGTAA
- a CDS encoding sigma factor-like helix-turn-helix DNA-binding protein, protein MQKVVEISYLFDFYQNLFTQRQKDLISGYYFEDLTLSELGDMYKISRQSVHETIKNAEIKLLELEYKLGFVKRFQNMRAIVDKIDKTITVPLEEQDVRRLKNLISELKNEV, encoded by the coding sequence ATGCAGAAAGTAGTAGAAATTTCATATTTATTTGACTTTTATCAAAATCTCTTTACGCAACGGCAAAAGGATTTGATCAGTGGCTATTATTTTGAAGATTTAACTTTGAGCGAACTAGGAGATATGTATAAAATTAGTCGGCAAAGTGTACATGAAACTATAAAAAATGCAGAAATAAAGTTGCTGGAGTTAGAATATAAACTTGGATTTGTAAAAAGATTTCAAAATATGAGAGCGATTGTAGACAAAATTGATAAAACAATTACTGTTCCCCTAGAAGAGCAAGATGTGAGACGTTTAAAAAATTTGATATCAGAGTTAAAAAATGAAGTTTAG
- a CDS encoding gluconeogenesis factor YvcK family protein, giving the protein MKVVAIGGGTGLSTMLRGLKKYTNDITAIVTVSDNGGNSGLLREELNIVPPGDIRNCLVSLANTEPIMEELLQYRFKEGTLKGQNFGNLLLAALIDVSGSLSNAVQVTSKVLAITGKVLPVTLEKVNLHATFVDEEEIVGEKEIVEYGKKKRVLIDKIILEPENVEPTTDVLKAIKEADMILLGPGSLYTSVISNLLISKVARAIVKSSAKKIYIANIMSQPGETTDFTVESHVKELEKYLGQNVIDAVIISSTKIKKKYIKKYAEEGAHLLKYSKRSKIWKKIQVIEADIAKVDQAGGYIRHNSAELAKYIFKHGG; this is encoded by the coding sequence ATGAAAGTGGTCGCTATAGGGGGAGGCACTGGCCTATCCACAATGCTAAGGGGATTAAAGAAATACACAAACGATATTACAGCCATAGTTACAGTCTCAGATAACGGAGGCAATTCGGGATTGCTAAGAGAAGAGTTAAATATTGTACCACCAGGGGATATTAGAAATTGCTTAGTCTCATTGGCAAATACTGAACCAATAATGGAAGAACTATTGCAATATAGATTTAAGGAAGGAACGCTTAAGGGGCAAAATTTTGGCAACCTACTGTTGGCAGCATTGATAGATGTGAGCGGAAGCCTGAGTAATGCGGTTCAGGTGACGAGTAAGGTTCTTGCAATTACGGGTAAAGTTTTGCCGGTAACGCTGGAAAAAGTAAATTTACACGCTACGTTTGTGGATGAAGAAGAAATTGTGGGAGAGAAAGAAATAGTAGAATATGGAAAAAAGAAGAGAGTGCTAATTGACAAGATTATCTTGGAGCCAGAAAATGTGGAACCAACGACAGATGTTTTAAAGGCAATTAAAGAAGCGGATATGATTTTGTTGGGGCCTGGAAGTTTATATACAAGCGTAATTTCGAATTTGCTTATTAGTAAGGTGGCACGTGCAATAGTAAAAAGTTCTGCAAAAAAAATATATATCGCCAATATAATGAGTCAACCGGGTGAAACAACAGATTTTACAGTAGAAAGCCATGTGAAAGAGCTAGAAAAATACTTGGGCCAAAATGTTATAGATGCGGTGATAATTAGTTCTACTAAGATAAAGAAAAAATATATTAAAAAATATGCAGAAGAAGGTGCGCACTTACTTAAATACAGTAAAAGGAGTAAAATTTGGAAGAAAATACAAGTCATAGAAGCGGATATTGCAAAGGTGGATCAAGCAGGGGGATATATTAGACATAATTCAGCCGAGCTTGCAAAATATATTTTTAAACATGGAGGATAA
- the rimM gene encoding ribosome maturation factor RimM (Essential for efficient processing of 16S rRNA) encodes METLTVGKIVNTHGIKGELRIVPSTDDVNRFKKFESIYIDCKGLREYNIEGVRFHKKFVLIKFKGVNSIEEGEIFKNCFVKIDKQTAEPLDDDEYYINDLYGLSVNTEDGRFLGVLDDVLFGKANDVYVVEREDGQKAPLLIPAIKSCVLNIDIAEGVMTVRLLKGLEEV; translated from the coding sequence ATGGAAACACTAACAGTAGGAAAAATTGTAAATACACATGGTATCAAAGGAGAGTTGAGAATTGTACCATCCACAGATGATGTCAATAGATTCAAAAAATTTGAGAGTATTTATATCGATTGCAAAGGGCTCAGGGAATATAATATAGAAGGTGTGAGATTTCATAAAAAATTTGTATTGATAAAATTTAAGGGGGTAAATTCTATAGAAGAAGGAGAAATATTTAAAAATTGCTTTGTAAAAATAGATAAGCAAACAGCAGAGCCATTGGATGATGATGAGTATTATATAAACGATTTGTATGGATTGAGTGTAAATACAGAAGACGGCAGATTTTTGGGAGTGTTAGACGACGTGTTATTTGGCAAAGCAAACGACGTGTATGTGGTAGAGAGAGAAGACGGACAAAAGGCACCGCTACTAATACCGGCAATAAAGAGTTGTGTTTTGAATATTGATATAGCAGAAGGAGTAATGACGGTAAGATTGTTAAAAGGGTTAGAAGAAGTATGA